In the genome of Planctomycetota bacterium, one region contains:
- a CDS encoding sigma-70 family RNA polymerase sigma factor: MVPEIPRETLLRARLGDREAFRTVVEATQKLAYNIAYRLTWNAADAEDAAQEVFLRLYRNFGQYDPDQPFLPWFRRLAANCVLNWKERRRPSAPLPEVPVRDPAPADPSARLQAALRELPPEYQACVTLKYLEDLSIQEIARTLDVPPGTVKTWLFRAREILVEKLKPFADTLL; encoded by the coding sequence ACCGCGAGGCGTTCCGGACCGTCGTGGAAGCCACCCAGAAACTCGCCTACAACATCGCCTACCGGCTCACCTGGAACGCCGCCGACGCCGAGGACGCCGCCCAGGAGGTGTTCCTCAGACTGTACCGCAATTTCGGGCAGTACGACCCCGATCAGCCCTTCCTCCCGTGGTTTCGCCGCCTGGCCGCCAACTGCGTGCTCAATTGGAAGGAACGCCGCCGCCCCTCCGCCCCCCTGCCCGAGGTCCCCGTCCGGGACCCCGCGCCCGCCGACCCGAGCGCCCGTCTCCAGGCCGCCCTCCGCGAGCTTCCCCCGGAATACCAGGCCTGCGTGACCCTCAAGTACCTCGAGGATCTCAGCATCCAGGAGATCGCCCGAACGCTCGACGTTCCCCCCGGCACCGTCAAGACGTGGCTTTTCCGGGCCCGTGAAATCCTGGTGGAAAAATTGAAACCGTTCGCGGACACCCTCCTGTAA